In the genome of Cryptococcus neoformans var. neoformans B-3501A chromosome 5, whole genome shotgun sequence, the window TATCCATACAACGCTATCTTACTCCAGTATATACTTAATAGGTGTACCTGAAGTCGGTATTCTGCACGGTTGTCAGCCAAGGGCGATATCTGACAATCTATGATATCGCTTACCTGCTTGTCTGTGAGATCCGCGAAAGCATGCTGTGCGCTCTCATCGTGCTCGCTGGGCTCGAATGCGAGCTCTTTCTGACGGTTAAGGTGCAGGAGGTAGACACGGAACAAAAGGGCAAGCACAACCTGCAGAGAAAAGCAGGTGAGCAGAGCGGCGGTGCCGAACTGATATGCCGGTGCATCCTTGCTTCGGTAGAAGAACGGCCCGGCGATATTACCACCGCAATAGGACATCCATATGATCGCGCTGGTgacgctcttcttcgtgGTACCGGCGGTGTTCGAGGCCATAAGCGCCAACGACATGACGTAAGGCGCATTGTAGAAACCGGTAATGTAGTAGGCGAATAGCGATGGAGCTTTGTTGGAGTGAGGAATGGTGTACATGACGACGGTGCCGATCATGGGTGGAATAATGGCGAACGCCATCAAGAACAATCGTTTGCCCACGGTGTAGGAGATACACAGACCGATCACGCCGTTGCCAAGCGTGCACACTACGCCCCAAGGAACTGACATGAGGGTAGTTTCAAGGGTTGTAAATCCAAAGCCCTTGATGATGGTCGTGGAGAAAGCATTGAGACCGCCGTTGGGAATGTTGCACACGAAAGTGAACAGGAAGAACCACCAAGTCTTGGGATCGAGAAGGGCTTCCCACATCTGGGAACGGTCAAAATGACGGTTGATCATGCCGGTGTTATTGCCTTTGACTCGAGCGACAGCCGTGAGCCGTTCTTCATGCGAAAAGAACCAAGCCGTGACAGGGGAATCGGGAAGCGCGAAGAACAGCATGACGCCCCAGCCGGTAGTGAATGACCCGTAAACAATGTAAATGTACTGGTAGAGGCTGTAGCCTGGTGCAGGATGGAAGTGACCTGAAGAGGTCAGCTACATGCGTTTCACTAAAACTTACCCATCGCATAGGCGAACAGACCGCCCAAGATCCCCGCACAGGAGTTGAACCAGAAAGCCGAGCGGAAAGATTGTTCCTCCCGAGTCCAATAGATGGAACACATCACGAGGAAAGACGGCAGAACGCAGGCTTCGAAGATACCCTGCCCTGTCAGCGAAACTCCAACTAGGAGAATTCTTAcctggaagaagcggagaACCATGAAACCTCCATAGTTCTTGACAAAGCCCTGCCCAAGCAGGACCAGGCCCCAGCAGATGCAATTGATCTATTGGGCCGTGAGCAATCGGGTACCGCTTTATACAAAGCTCACTCACGGAGACCAGCTTACCGAGGGGGAAGTGCTGGGTCATGTAAGACACGGCTGGCTGCCAGATAAGGAAGGCAAAGTAAAAGACCGATGCTGACCAAGAGAACTGAGTACCATGCATGCCCAAGCGAACTTGGAGGCCATACTGCGACGTATTAGCCTCCTAGCTCTAGGCGACAACAGATGTATTTACGTTGTTTGCGTAGTTGTTCGAAACCTTGTCGAGGAAAGACAACGTCGCTGTGCAAGAGATGAGGggcaagaggatgaagtcgatcttcctcaagactctcctcttcatctcggGTGTGACTTCGAAACCAGCATCGAGCTCAGCGACAAGATCCGCGGCGATGTCTCGAGCGACACGTTGTGTGGCATTGTCGGATGCAGAGACGACCCGGACCGGAGGGTATGAGTCTACGGGGACCTTTTCGTTATCTTTCTCGGAAAATGACATGTTGATTCTTTGTGCCGCTTGGGGATGAACGAAGCTGGACGTCCCTCCAGACCTATTAAATGCTTCATAATTCACCCAGAACACAAATGCTTCATAATCCGCCCAGACAACAAATGCTTCATTATTCGCCCAAACAACTGTCCAATCGTATCTCATGACTCAATAAACCCTTCAGGGCTCGACTTGGTTCGATTTCCAGGGTTAAGCTCCGTTGGAATTccgaggggaagagagacgaCAGCGTGGGAAGGTCAGATTTGTTCATGTTCCGCGATAAACTTTTGCCGAGGGGTCGTTGATGAACCTTATGTTACGCGACCGGCTGGGCTGTTCCAATGCATATCGACCGGTTATCTTCCGCATCGGGAATCAAATGACAGACTGAACCCGTTGATTTTCCGGCCCGCAACGCTCTTACCGTATTTAGGCAGCCCGAAGCCACTCATTTATTGCCGTCTTATCATTCTCACTTTCTATACAACCTTTACTCGTAACATATTCCTATCCACATACACAAATATCACATCACCATGGCACCTGCTGCGACTACGACACCTGGAGTGAGCTGGGAGGCAAAGGGCTTCAAGGCAGTGGATAAGACCAAGACGATCCGAGTCCAGGAGGATGGTCTCAAGTATCCCGAGTACTATCCCTATAATGACCCCAACGACAAGTTTCCTGACCCAGAACCATTCGATTATCACGAGAGGGCGCTGGACGCCGACCCCTCCCTACCTGTATTCTACAACGACCATGTGACCGTTGAAGAGGTGCATCTTCCATatctttcctccattgCTTGGCTGATGCTCTTAATAGATCACCCCGTTCATCGGTGTGAAAGTCACCGGACTGGACTTGGCTTCGCTTGACAAGGCTGGTCAAGACCAGCTCGCCCTGCTTGCCGCCAGGAAGGGTATCGTTTTCTTTGCGAGCAACGACAAGGTCAAGCAGACCTATCGCGACACGTCGATGGAGCGCAAACTCGAGATGGCTCGTTACTACGGTCAGCTCCACCAACACTAAGTACAGCCTCGTCCCCCTACATCGACCGAAATCTCGGTCGTGTACCAGGACAAGGTCAATACTGTTCGTGTACGTCGCCGTTCACCACTCTCGACGTTACTTAAGACTGACATCTTGACATCAGAAACATTGGTGGCCCAACCGACTCACCAACGCCATCTGGCACATCGACCAGACCCAAGAGCGACAGCCACCAGGGatcaccttcttctgctgcaTGCAGCATGATGCACCTTCTGGCGGCGATACTCTTGTCGGGTCTCTGGTCGAGGCGTACAATCGACTTAGcccaaagatgaaggaatttGTTTGTGGTCTGAAAGCAGTCCACTCGTCTGCCGTTATGTCCGCTAAGGCAGCTCGTGTCGGAGGAGCTTCCCGACGTAACGAGATCGAGTCTTTGCACCCTCTGGTGACCGTACATCCTGTGAGCACTTGATTGTTTTTGGATGAGGGTTTGTATTGAAATGAACAGGCCACTGGCTCCAAATCGCTCTACATCAACCCGGAAAGGATGACCTACATCGAAGGCTTGCGCAACGAAGAGAGCGACAACATGCTTAAATTCCTTTCTGACCATGTCAAGCTAGGTGCGGATTTCCATGCTCGTTACAAATGGTCAGAGGGCGACGTCTGCGTCTGGGATCAGGTAAGTCGCATCCCTTCAGGCCCATTGACTACGCTAAACCAGTATTGTAGCGTGTGATCATCCATTCCGCCGTTCTCGACAACATGACGCACCGTCGTCACTTTATCCGTATCACCGCTCTGTCCTCAGTGCCTATTCAAGCCACATACGACCCTAAAGACGAGGAGaacgatgaggaagagtagTAAGAGACATGTTTGTAGTACCGATGTAACTGTGAGATTGTGAAGTGatcgctcttccttcttaATAAGCATCTAGCGGAAGAAGCTACCTCTCAGGGGGTGAAAGAGAGTACATTCAGACGTTTCTAAATTATTGTTTTGGTGTCTAGGTTCCGGTATGATATCTCTCTATCTTGGGATCATCCTGATACCAAAATATGCATTGGGCGTGACTTGTGGAACGAGATATAGACGTTTCCATCATACCCATATATCGGTGGAAGGACAGGGCATGGACGAAGTGTGTTGAATGTGTGATGTGAAGGAATTCAATACATGTCCGTGTTATTTAATAATTTGGCTAATTATTCAATATTGTGGACGGAACCTGGTTAAACACGTGATGTAAAGGAGTTCAACATATATCTCCGTGCTTTTAAATTGAGGTGGGATCATTTGAAATTAAGCTGCTGATGTGAAATTCCTGTTAATTTCCCGTACAccttgctcatcatcgtcatcagGTGAAGACTGACTTATCACCTTCTAAACAAACGTTTTAAGACCCTTTCATCGGGATCGACGCGTTTCGGTCAATTCCGCCGGTTGTATAGGCTCGTGGACGTCGCCGACATGACAGTAGTACAGAATAATTCATCCATACAAATTCTGCATCACGAGCATACATAGCGGCTTATGGCATTTATACTGTAGGTTGAACATGCCCACATGACTAGACTCTTGCATCCTGCAGCATTGGCAGTGTGCCTTGCTCCAAAActggaaagaagatctACAATAAATCGAGCCTTTCCTCGTGTCAGGGGAACAAACAGATACAGGCACAATGTTTGTAAGTAACCGTCCATAGGTGAAAGTCTAGGTGACATCATGCCACTTGGGACGGTGAATCTTTTATATAGGTTTGATACGTTTGCGGGTCTTTTCAGGAGAAATTGCGGAGTTTAATATATCCAAACGTATAAACATAATCAAACACGGCAAAGTCTCCCAGTTTACTCTAGTACCCATCGTTCTCAATTATTCATCTTGGTACAACACCACTGAATTACTTGAAATAACCCAACACAACTCGTTATAATATCTTCATAATTCTCGTTTGTTCACCAATCTTATTCATTTTACTACGTTTACTACTTTTATTACTTTTACCGGTCTTACTACTCTTACTACTCTTACTTGTGTTCCAGTATATTTGTCGCAATGGGAAAAGTATTCAATGTTGCCGTTGTAGGATGTGGAGAGATCGCACAAGTCACCCACGTTAGTATCGATGACGAGCTCTTC includes:
- a CDS encoding hypothetical protein (Match to ESTs gb|CF187277.1|CF187277, gb|CF187052.1|CF187052, gb|CF187051.1|CF187051; HMMPfam hit to TauD, Taurine catabolism dioxygenase TauD, TfdA family, score: 125.3, E(): 1.4e-34) — its product is MAPAATTTPGVSWEAKGFKAVDKTKTIRVQEDGLKYPEYYPYNDPNDKFPDPEPFDYHERALDADPSLPVFYNDHVTVEEITPFIGVKVTGLDLASLDKAGQDQLALLAARKGIVFFASNDKVKQTYRDTSMERKLEMARYYVQPRPPTSTEISVVYQDKVNTVRKHWWPNRLTNAIWHIDQTQERQPPGITFFCCMQHDAPSGGDTLVGSLVEAYNRLSPKMKEFVCGLKAVHSSAVMSAKAARVGGASRRNEIESLHPLVTVHPATGSKSLYINPERMTYIEGLRNEESDNMLKFLSDHVKLGADFHARYKWSEGDVCVWDQRVIIHSAVLDNMTHRRHFIRITALSSVPIQATYDPKDEENDEEE